One window of Dyadobacter sandarakinus genomic DNA carries:
- a CDS encoding AAA family ATPase, translating into MYIEKIREVLDEMGKVVVGQDKLLNRLLIGLFTGGHILLEGVPGLAKTLTINVMSQVLHLDFKRIQFTPDLLPADLIGTMIYKPKIGDYEVKKGPIFSNIILADEVNRSPAKVQSALLEAMQEKQVTIGDETYPLDKPFLVLATQNPVEQEGTYPLPEAQIDRFMMKVFVDYLDKTNELEVMRRMSDINFDYQIRAILNKQDIFAIRENVNRVNMSDTLERYIIELVFATRRPLDYGLRDEARYIQFGVSPRATINLNRAAKALAYLEGRDYVLPEDIKELAPDIMNHRILLNYEAEADNVRTTTIIDSILRKVAIG; encoded by the coding sequence ATGTATATAGAGAAAATAAGGGAAGTACTGGACGAGATGGGTAAGGTTGTAGTGGGCCAGGATAAGCTGCTCAACCGCCTGCTCATCGGGCTCTTTACCGGCGGCCATATTCTGCTGGAAGGTGTACCGGGACTTGCCAAGACATTGACCATCAATGTCATGTCGCAGGTACTCCACCTCGACTTCAAACGCATACAGTTTACGCCCGACCTGCTGCCTGCCGATTTGATCGGGACGATGATTTACAAACCTAAGATCGGTGATTACGAGGTTAAAAAAGGGCCGATTTTCTCCAATATCATCCTGGCCGACGAGGTCAACCGGTCGCCGGCAAAGGTGCAGTCCGCACTGCTGGAAGCCATGCAGGAAAAGCAGGTGACCATTGGGGATGAAACCTACCCGCTCGATAAACCTTTTCTGGTACTTGCCACGCAGAACCCCGTGGAGCAGGAAGGAACCTATCCCCTGCCCGAGGCTCAGATCGACCGATTTATGATGAAGGTCTTTGTGGATTATCTTGACAAGACCAATGAGCTGGAAGTCATGCGCCGGATGTCGGATATCAACTTTGACTACCAGATCCGCGCGATCCTGAACAAGCAGGATATTTTTGCGATCAGGGAAAATGTGAACCGGGTAAATATGTCCGATACGCTGGAAAGGTACATTATCGAGCTGGTATTTGCCACCCGCCGCCCGCTCGACTATGGTCTGCGCGACGAAGCCCGCTACATTCAGTTTGGCGTGTCCCCCCGTGCCACGATCAACCTTAACCGTGCCGCCAAGGCGCTGGCCTACCTCGAAGGACGGGATTATGTACTTCCTGAGGACATCAAGGAGCTCGCGCCCGACATCATGAACCACCGGATCCTGCTCAACTACGAGGCCGAAGCCGACAATGTGCGCACCACCACGATCATCGATTCTATTCTCCGGAAAGTAGCAATCGGGTAA
- a CDS encoding PfkB family carbohydrate kinase, translated as MEQSQITSILEKISSVRIAVYGDFCLDAYWVMDERGSETSIETGLPAAAVSHDYYSPGGAGNVVANLAALCPAEIRVIGVIGEDMHGRELARQLQNLGADTTSLFTQTEHFSTYSYLKRLDSGEEQPRIDFGVYSKRSIETDHLLLAAMEDALRACDALIFNQQITGSINNESFIEGANRLFDKYRHKIVMMDSRHFNARFRNTFLKVNDHEIAALAGVVTSPADHIPLSDVLVYGKQMQNHTQKPVFVTCGERGIIAFDNLGQHTLPGLQLKGKLDTVGAGDTAISAITLCMAAQVPAAEAAEFANFAAAVTVQKLFTTGTANAGEILHISREPDYIYQADLAANDRAAVFMPGTEFELCVPEVLGRLGHIRHAVFDHDGTISTFRQGWEEIMEPVMMRSILGAHYETVDAAAFHKVRHRVKEFIHATTGIQTIYQMEGLVELVREFGFVPENEILDKFRYKELYNEGLMEMVNLRIAKLNSGQLGQEDFTLKGAVAFLQELKSRGVTLYLASGTDEEDVRREASALGYAHLFDGGIYGALRDYTKFSKKMIIEKIIREHNLHGRELAVFGDGPDEIREGRRAGGISIGITSNEVQRFGHNPAKRPRLIKAGAHLLIPDFSQYHSLLHMLFQESKNFTTA; from the coding sequence ATGGAACAAAGCCAGATCACCAGCATTCTTGAAAAGATTTCATCCGTTCGCATTGCCGTGTACGGCGATTTTTGTCTGGACGCTTACTGGGTCATGGACGAGCGCGGATCCGAAACTTCCATTGAAACCGGCCTGCCCGCCGCGGCTGTATCCCATGATTACTACTCGCCCGGGGGTGCAGGTAATGTGGTAGCCAACCTGGCGGCACTCTGTCCGGCCGAAATCAGGGTGATCGGGGTGATCGGGGAAGATATGCACGGACGGGAGCTGGCACGACAGCTGCAAAATCTGGGAGCGGATACCACATCTTTGTTTACCCAAACCGAACATTTCAGTACATACAGCTACCTCAAAAGACTTGATTCGGGAGAAGAGCAGCCGCGCATCGATTTCGGGGTCTACAGTAAAAGGAGCATTGAGACAGACCACTTGCTGCTTGCCGCGATGGAAGATGCCCTGCGTGCGTGTGACGCGCTGATCTTTAATCAGCAAATTACCGGCAGCATCAACAATGAATCCTTTATCGAGGGTGCCAACAGGCTTTTTGATAAATATCGACACAAAATCGTAATGATGGATTCGCGGCACTTCAATGCCCGGTTCCGGAATACGTTCCTGAAAGTCAATGACCATGAAATTGCCGCACTCGCTGGTGTGGTTACCAGCCCGGCTGATCACATCCCCCTATCCGATGTGCTTGTGTATGGAAAACAAATGCAGAACCATACGCAAAAACCCGTCTTTGTAACCTGTGGCGAGCGGGGCATTATTGCATTTGACAACCTCGGCCAGCATACGCTACCAGGCCTGCAGCTGAAAGGAAAACTGGACACCGTAGGTGCCGGCGATACGGCCATCAGTGCGATTACCCTGTGCATGGCTGCGCAGGTGCCCGCTGCCGAAGCTGCTGAGTTTGCAAATTTTGCGGCCGCAGTTACCGTACAAAAGCTGTTTACGACCGGTACTGCCAATGCCGGAGAGATCCTTCACATCAGCCGTGAACCCGATTACATTTACCAGGCCGACCTGGCTGCCAATGACCGTGCCGCGGTTTTCATGCCGGGTACGGAGTTCGAGCTTTGCGTACCTGAGGTCCTGGGCAGGCTGGGCCACATTCGCCATGCAGTTTTTGACCATGACGGTACCATCAGTACGTTCCGGCAAGGCTGGGAAGAGATTATGGAGCCTGTCATGATGCGCTCCATCCTGGGTGCGCACTATGAGACGGTAGATGCTGCTGCGTTTCATAAAGTCCGGCACCGGGTAAAAGAATTTATTCATGCAACCACGGGGATCCAGACCATCTATCAAATGGAAGGTTTGGTGGAGCTCGTGCGAGAGTTCGGTTTTGTCCCTGAAAACGAGATCCTGGACAAGTTCCGGTACAAGGAATTGTATAATGAAGGCTTGATGGAAATGGTGAACCTTCGCATCGCAAAACTGAACAGCGGGCAGCTTGGGCAGGAAGATTTTACGCTCAAAGGTGCCGTAGCTTTTTTGCAGGAGCTCAAAAGCCGGGGAGTAACCCTGTACCTCGCCAGCGGCACGGATGAGGAGGACGTCAGACGCGAGGCATCGGCACTCGGCTATGCGCACTTGTTTGACGGCGGCATTTACGGCGCACTCCGCGACTATACCAAGTTTTCCAAAAAGATGATCATTGAAAAGATCATCCGCGAGCACAACCTGCATGGCCGCGAGCTGGCAGTTTTTGGCGACGGCCCCGATGAAATCCGTGAGGGACGGCGGGCAGGTGGTATTTCCATTGGTATCACCAGCAATGAAGTGCAGCGCTTCGGCCATAATCCTGCCAAACGCCCCAGGCTCATCAAAGCCGGCGCCCACCTGCTCATCCCCGATTTTTCACAGTACCACAGCCTGCTGCACATGCTTTTTCAGGAAAGTAAAAACTTTACCACCGCATGA
- the lgt gene encoding prolipoprotein diacylglyceryl transferase, whose product MISYILWDASPEILTIPEFIGFGPFPVRWYGLLFAAGFLIGQQIMIHIFRKEGKTLEDIDALTLYMVLSTVLGARIGHFLFYEPEVLFKNPLEVILPPYAGLASHGAVIGIITGLYLYSRSRQAKGQTFFWVADRMVITIALGGAFIRFGNLMNSEIVGKPTDVPWGFIFLRNTEFLKIPRHPAQLYESISCFVLTFILFAIWNKYKAATPRGLMVGVFFVWVFTLRFLYEFLKENQEAFEANYALNMGQILSIPVVLLGIYFIWQAKSPRIPQQTAVH is encoded by the coding sequence ATGATTTCGTATATTCTCTGGGATGCCAGTCCCGAAATCCTCACAATCCCCGAATTTATAGGTTTTGGTCCGTTTCCGGTGCGCTGGTATGGTCTGCTGTTTGCTGCCGGCTTCCTGATCGGGCAGCAGATCATGATCCATATTTTCAGAAAAGAGGGCAAAACACTCGAAGATATTGATGCGCTTACATTATATATGGTGCTCTCCACGGTCCTCGGGGCACGGATCGGGCATTTTCTGTTTTACGAGCCGGAGGTGTTATTTAAAAATCCATTGGAAGTGATCCTTCCACCCTATGCGGGTCTCGCCAGCCATGGAGCTGTGATCGGGATTATAACCGGATTATACCTGTACAGCCGGTCCCGGCAGGCAAAGGGACAAACGTTTTTCTGGGTGGCCGATCGTATGGTCATTACCATTGCACTGGGCGGTGCCTTTATCCGCTTCGGCAACCTGATGAATTCCGAGATCGTGGGAAAACCGACAGATGTACCCTGGGGCTTTATTTTTCTGCGCAATACAGAGTTTCTGAAAATTCCGCGGCACCCTGCGCAGCTTTATGAATCCATCTCCTGCTTTGTGCTGACATTCATCCTCTTCGCCATCTGGAACAAATACAAAGCCGCCACGCCACGCGGGCTGATGGTAGGTGTTTTCTTTGTCTGGGTATTTACACTGAGGTTCCTGTACGAATTCCTGAAAGAAAATCAGGAGGCATTTGAAGCTAATTATGCCCTCAACATGGGACAAATCCTGAGCATACCCGTGGTATTGCTGGGCATCTACTTTATCTGGCAGGCCAAAAGTCCCCGGATACCTCAGCAAACAGCTGTACACTAG
- a CDS encoding RNA polymerase sigma factor: MAYPDECTLTKVTQGDEAAFAELYNYYKAPALRFTFSLLKDEEEAENMVQDVFIKIWVKRAQIKPDYNFNSYLFTCLRNMAFDHFKKMEKSEQLRRHYMENMNLAAEDGKEEDERRISLVQAAVESLSIKRKLILRLNVEEGKSYQEIAEFLRISKNTVKNQLVKAKQILREKVDLAAV; this comes from the coding sequence GTGGCTTATCCCGATGAATGTACCCTCACCAAAGTAACGCAAGGCGACGAAGCTGCCTTTGCGGAACTCTACAACTATTACAAAGCGCCTGCGCTCCGGTTTACTTTTTCCCTGCTGAAAGACGAGGAAGAAGCCGAAAACATGGTGCAGGACGTATTTATTAAGATCTGGGTAAAGCGCGCCCAGATCAAGCCTGACTATAATTTCAACTCCTACCTTTTTACGTGTCTGCGGAATATGGCATTTGACCATTTCAAGAAGATGGAAAAGAGCGAGCAGCTGCGCAGGCATTATATGGAAAACATGAACCTTGCAGCAGAGGATGGTAAGGAGGAGGATGAAAGAAGGATCAGCCTGGTGCAGGCAGCGGTAGAGTCACTTTCGATTAAAAGAAAGCTCATCCTCCGGTTGAATGTGGAAGAGGGGAAATCATACCAGGAAATCGCGGAGTTTCTGCGTATTTCCAAGAATACTGTAAAAAACCAGCTGGTAAAGGCAAAACAGATCCTGAGGGAGAAGGTAGATCTGGCAGCTGTCTGA
- a CDS encoding ligand-binding sensor domain-containing protein, with protein sequence MIRLFSRFLAWTCPFLIIATACEQKQPDDTKDNVWQDKPFWQEYHDAYPVSAGAGTNEVRSIAADPAGNIWIATAAGFFTKQKTTRTWTGIPLGNDPGPAYRVAIDSKGMVWLGAWDGLYRYQNGKTIKHDVPKGPISMLCAAKEGMYAMGPQGMWLQKGDQFIPQKGLAARSLRDVVSDEKGGLWIATDAGLFHWQDSSSTHFYQTDQLISGYTKGLAYDAGHKLWVGGLGGVTVRNTNAREKELRVADGIPSVFVTTVRHAPDSTMWVGTETGVVRYLPDGSHSLRFSRRWLLDDHVNDIAFDREGTAWIATPQGVSAIRKKRMTLAEKELYFQDVLQKRHIRAPWIAGQAHLRTPGDTASWEPEDDDNDGEYTGNYLAMESFRYAATKDPQARTNAHKAFGFLKLLQEVTGTEGFFARTIIPSGWKQMHDGNRTYTRQELADELVKEPRFKPVEVRWHKSADGKWLWKGDTSSDEMCGHMFGYYFYYTLAADAAEKKVIAAHVSRIVDYLIKNKLNLADVDGKATRWSVWSPDQLNRDPEWLPDRNQNSMEMLAFLKLAYFMTGYARYEQQYLHLIKKEQYLKNMSAVTSQNPAWLIYFDLVLQAYVYPILIKCEKDPERVSFYKKHMEQWYQLRRGDQNPLINFIYNYCTNRHEEVQQSVNFLVDTPLDLIDWPIDHSKREDVTMTRTPVLDDRQVSPLQPASLRMTVRWDKNPWTLAGGNPQVEREPVFWLLPYWMGRYLGQISK encoded by the coding sequence ATGATCCGGCTATTCTCCCGCTTTCTTGCCTGGACATGCCCTTTTCTGATCATCGCCACGGCTTGTGAGCAAAAGCAGCCTGACGATACGAAAGACAATGTCTGGCAGGACAAACCTTTCTGGCAGGAGTACCACGATGCTTATCCGGTAAGTGCCGGGGCCGGCACGAATGAGGTGAGAAGCATTGCAGCAGACCCGGCCGGAAACATTTGGATCGCCACGGCAGCAGGTTTTTTTACCAAACAAAAAACAACCCGTACCTGGACAGGCATTCCGCTAGGCAATGATCCCGGCCCTGCCTACCGCGTCGCAATCGACAGCAAGGGCATGGTGTGGCTGGGCGCGTGGGATGGATTATATCGTTATCAAAATGGAAAAACGATAAAACATGATGTCCCCAAAGGCCCCATATCCATGCTATGTGCCGCGAAAGAGGGTATGTATGCCATGGGCCCTCAGGGAATGTGGCTGCAAAAAGGGGATCAATTCATCCCGCAGAAAGGGCTGGCTGCCCGTTCCCTCCGGGACGTGGTTTCTGATGAAAAAGGCGGGCTCTGGATTGCTACCGACGCCGGCCTTTTTCATTGGCAGGATAGCAGTAGCACCCACTTTTACCAAACAGATCAGCTGATCAGCGGATACACAAAAGGACTTGCATACGATGCCGGTCACAAGCTTTGGGTAGGCGGACTCGGAGGCGTGACCGTGCGGAACACTAATGCCAGGGAAAAGGAATTGCGTGTAGCAGACGGCATTCCTTCGGTGTTCGTCACGACCGTCCGTCATGCGCCCGACAGTACGATGTGGGTCGGGACTGAAACCGGAGTTGTCCGGTACCTGCCCGATGGTTCGCACTCCCTGCGTTTTTCGAGAAGGTGGCTGCTGGACGACCATGTGAATGATATTGCATTTGACCGGGAAGGTACCGCCTGGATTGCGACACCTCAGGGCGTAAGTGCCATCAGGAAAAAGCGTATGACGCTGGCGGAAAAAGAGCTGTACTTTCAGGATGTACTTCAAAAAAGACATATCAGGGCGCCCTGGATTGCCGGGCAGGCGCATTTGCGAACTCCCGGCGATACCGCCTCCTGGGAGCCCGAAGACGATGATAACGACGGTGAGTATACGGGCAACTACCTCGCTATGGAAAGTTTTCGGTATGCGGCTACAAAAGATCCGCAAGCCAGGACCAATGCGCACAAGGCATTCGGATTTCTGAAACTCCTGCAGGAAGTGACCGGTACCGAAGGCTTTTTTGCAAGAACCATCATTCCCTCCGGCTGGAAGCAAATGCACGATGGAAACCGCACCTATACAAGGCAGGAACTGGCCGATGAGCTGGTCAAAGAGCCGCGCTTCAAGCCCGTGGAGGTCCGGTGGCACAAGTCGGCTGACGGGAAGTGGCTTTGGAAAGGCGATACCAGCAGTGATGAAATGTGCGGCCACATGTTTGGCTATTACTTCTACTATACCCTTGCTGCTGATGCCGCCGAGAAAAAAGTCATAGCCGCCCACGTCAGTCGCATTGTTGATTACCTGATCAAAAACAAGCTTAACCTTGCCGATGTGGATGGCAAGGCTACACGCTGGTCGGTATGGTCGCCTGACCAGCTCAACCGCGATCCCGAGTGGCTGCCCGACCGCAACCAGAACTCCATGGAAATGCTTGCCTTTCTGAAACTTGCCTATTTCATGACAGGCTATGCCCGGTATGAGCAACAATACCTGCATCTGATCAAAAAGGAGCAGTATCTCAAAAACATGTCCGCCGTCACCAGCCAGAACCCGGCTTGGCTGATCTATTTCGACCTGGTTCTGCAAGCCTATGTATACCCGATTTTGATCAAATGCGAGAAAGATCCGGAGCGGGTGTCCTTTTATAAAAAGCATATGGAACAATGGTATCAGCTCCGGCGCGGTGACCAGAATCCCCTGATCAACTTCATTTATAACTATTGTACAAACCGGCACGAAGAGGTTCAGCAATCTGTGAACTTCCTCGTGGATACACCCCTCGACCTGATCGACTGGCCAATTGACCACAGCAAGCGCGAAGATGTGACCATGACGAGAACGCCCGTGCTGGACGACCGGCAGGTAAGTCCGCTTCAACCCGCTAGCCTGCGTATGACTGTCCGGTGGGATAAAAATCCGTGGACGCTGGCCGGCGGGAATCCGCAGGTTGAGCGCGAGCCTGTGTTCTGGCTCCTACCCTACTGGATGGGCCGGTACCTGGGGCAAATTTCAAAATAA
- a CDS encoding sialidase family protein: MKNLITLLTATILNAHLLYAQRPAITQEMNIFPHQEQHVHGSSLVSLPNGDMLAAWFQGSGERNADDVRIMGARLKKGTIKWSEPFLMADTPHIPDCNPVLFLNARGKIFLIWIAVQANLWEQSILRLRTSTDYAGAGAPVWNWQDNILLKPDARFAEEVVKKFKELPDDHHGWAGYAPRYDNLIAEAAKDPVKRSIGWMTRIKPLVEPTGKILLPLYSDGFNMSMLAISEDHGSTWRPGLPIVGRGPIQPALIRKKNGNLIAFMRDSGDAPCRVHRSESADNGETWTVSRKTEIPNTASVEALTLQDGRWAFLGNDISEGRYQLTLMLSDDEGKTWKWKTYLENDLSRQGSFSYPCMIQTADGLLRITYSHHPAKGKKTIRYVTVDPLQISKSNL, encoded by the coding sequence ATGAAAAACCTGATTACGCTTCTCACCGCAACCATCCTGAACGCCCACCTGCTCTATGCACAGCGTCCGGCCATCACACAGGAAATGAATATTTTCCCGCATCAGGAGCAGCACGTTCACGGCAGCAGCCTGGTAAGTCTGCCCAACGGAGATATGCTTGCAGCCTGGTTTCAGGGGAGCGGCGAGCGCAATGCAGATGATGTGCGGATAATGGGTGCAAGATTGAAAAAAGGCACAATCAAGTGGTCCGAACCGTTTCTGATGGCCGATACACCGCATATTCCTGATTGTAACCCGGTACTTTTTCTCAATGCCCGGGGCAAAATTTTTCTGATTTGGATTGCCGTGCAGGCCAACCTTTGGGAACAATCCATCCTTCGCCTCAGGACTTCCACCGACTATGCCGGTGCGGGTGCGCCGGTCTGGAACTGGCAGGATAACATTTTACTGAAACCCGACGCCCGCTTTGCCGAAGAGGTTGTCAAGAAATTCAAAGAACTCCCTGATGACCACCATGGCTGGGCCGGGTATGCACCACGGTACGATAACCTGATTGCAGAAGCCGCCAAAGATCCCGTCAAACGCAGCATCGGCTGGATGACGCGCATCAAACCGCTTGTGGAACCCACCGGAAAAATCTTGCTCCCGCTTTATTCCGATGGCTTCAATATGTCCATGCTCGCCATTTCGGAAGATCACGGAAGTACCTGGCGGCCCGGTCTGCCGATTGTAGGTCGCGGCCCTATTCAGCCTGCACTTATCCGCAAAAAGAATGGAAATCTCATTGCTTTCATGCGCGACAGCGGAGATGCACCCTGCCGCGTGCATCGGAGCGAGTCAGCCGACAATGGTGAAACCTGGACTGTTTCTCGAAAAACAGAAATTCCTAATACAGCCAGCGTGGAAGCGCTGACGCTGCAAGACGGCAGATGGGCATTTCTGGGTAATGATATCAGTGAGGGAAGGTACCAGCTTACCCTCATGCTGTCCGATGATGAAGGCAAAACGTGGAAATGGAAGACCTATCTTGAAAATGATCTTTCCCGGCAGGGCAGCTTTTCATACCCGTGTATGATCCAGACCGCAGACGGATTGTTGCGGATCACCTACTCACACCACCCTGCCAAAGGAAAAAAGACAATCAGGTATGTTACCGTTGATCCTTTACAGATTTCTAAATCCAATCTTTAA
- the yidD gene encoding membrane protein insertion efficiency factor YidD gives MKFLLVALVRIYQGVLSPYLPNACRYTPTCSQYMIQAVQKYGAVKGGWMGLKRISRCHPWGGHGHDPVP, from the coding sequence ATGAAATTTTTGCTCGTGGCACTGGTGCGGATTTACCAGGGCGTATTGTCTCCGTACCTTCCCAATGCCTGCCGTTATACGCCCACCTGCTCCCAGTATATGATTCAGGCTGTGCAGAAATACGGCGCTGTCAAAGGCGGCTGGATGGGGCTGAAACGCATTTCGCGCTGCCATCCCTGGGGCGGGCACGGGCATGACCCCGTCCCCTGA